The proteins below are encoded in one region of Bacteroides uniformis:
- a CDS encoding IS66 family transposase: MASSTDFKNLWKRYQKEGVSKFISHVRAKFKLAADIAKDEEAAWFVEQIGRLYLIEAECLMRRLTLGEIRKRRNKSDVSEILKGLRKQVLELQQDKRCHYGKMMETALAYMLNGWDDLLKYHHWGDYTIDNMVAERAIRPFAVSRNNSLHFSSEEGVNVAMTFYTIIETAKMYLSDIKGYLIHVFRELLSGNKNYEMLIPSGISV, from the coding sequence ATGGCAAGCAGCACGGATTTCAAGAATTTATGGAAACGCTATCAAAAGGAGGGAGTTTCCAAGTTCATCTCTCATGTCCGGGCAAAGTTCAAACTTGCTGCAGACATCGCCAAAGACGAAGAGGCGGCATGGTTTGTGGAACAAATTGGGCGGTTGTATCTGATAGAGGCTGAATGTTTGATGCGTCGGCTCACTCTCGGGGAGATAAGGAAAAGAAGAAATAAATCCGATGTCAGTGAGATATTGAAAGGCTTGAGGAAACAGGTATTGGAACTTCAGCAGGATAAACGCTGTCACTACGGTAAAATGATGGAGACAGCTTTGGCTTATATGTTGAACGGCTGGGATGACCTGCTTAAATATCACCACTGGGGCGACTACACGATAGACAACATGGTGGCGGAACGTGCGATACGTCCCTTTGCCGTATCGCGAAATAATTCTCTTCACTTCAGCAGTGAGGAGGGTGTCAATGTGGCAATGACTTTCTATACCATTATCGAAACGGCCAAGATGTACCTCTCGGATATCAAGGGATATCTTATACATGTATTCCGTGAACTATTGTCAGGAAACAAGAACTACGAAATGCTGATTCCATCAGGCATTTCGGTTTGA
- a CDS encoding ATP-binding protein, with translation MEQMRKLPIGIQTFEKLREENYLYVDKTAMVYKIASNSTPYFLSRPRRFGKSLLISTFEAYFQGHKDLFHGLAIEKLETQWEEYPVLHMDLNARKYEIAGDLIAMLNQYLEKWELKYGAEKQERSPEERFAYVIEQAYAQTGKQVVVLIDEYDKPLLQALSDEKLTEEYRRILKAFYGVLKSADRYLRFVFLTGVTKFAQISVFSDLNQLQDISTWPDYSSLCGITKEELLTTFTPEIERLGVSNGMDFDTTLEQMTKLYDGYHFYPHCEGVFNPFSVLNACKSKILDNFWFQTGTPTYLVNLLKESDYDLRLLIEGVEVTASAFFEYRAEVKNPLPMIYQSGYLTIKDYDRDVLLYTLGFPNDEVRYGFLNFLVPYYTGVTDDETGFHIAKFMRELRSGDVDAFMERLKVFFAGMPYDLSDNTERHYQAIFYVVFTLMGQFVETEIRSARGRADAVVKTKDTIYVFEFKLNGSAEEALRQIDEKGYLIPYRLDGRRLVKVGVNFSKERRNVDRYIVEDFVF, from the coding sequence ATGGAACAGATGCGTAAACTGCCGATTGGTATACAGACTTTTGAAAAGCTGCGTGAAGAAAATTATCTTTATGTAGACAAAACAGCAATGGTCTATAAGATAGCATCCAATTCCACTCCCTATTTTTTGAGCCGTCCTCGCCGTTTCGGTAAGAGTTTGCTTATATCTACCTTCGAAGCTTACTTTCAAGGACATAAAGATTTGTTTCACGGACTTGCCATCGAAAAACTGGAAACCCAATGGGAGGAATATCCAGTATTACATATGGACTTAAATGCCCGTAAATATGAAATAGCCGGAGATTTGATAGCCATGCTTAATCAATATCTGGAAAAGTGGGAATTGAAATATGGTGCGGAAAAGCAGGAGCGTAGTCCCGAAGAGCGCTTTGCCTATGTGATAGAGCAGGCGTATGCCCAGACGGGTAAGCAAGTGGTAGTGTTGATTGATGAATACGATAAGCCTTTGCTTCAAGCTCTTTCGGATGAAAAGCTAACGGAAGAATATCGTCGGATATTGAAAGCCTTTTATGGGGTACTGAAAAGTGCCGACCGTTATCTCCGCTTTGTTTTTTTGACGGGTGTGACGAAGTTTGCGCAGATTAGCGTGTTCAGTGATTTAAATCAGTTGCAGGACATCAGTACATGGCCCGACTATTCTTCTTTATGTGGTATTACTAAGGAAGAACTGCTCACAACGTTTACTCCGGAGATAGAACGTTTGGGTGTTTCCAATGGAATGGACTTTGATACAACTTTGGAGCAGATGACCAAGCTGTATGACGGTTATCATTTTTACCCCCATTGTGAAGGGGTTTTTAATCCTTTCAGTGTGTTGAATGCATGCAAGTCGAAGATTTTGGATAATTTCTGGTTTCAGACCGGTACTCCTACCTATTTGGTAAATTTATTGAAAGAGAGTGATTATGATTTGCGCCTTCTGATTGAGGGAGTTGAAGTGACGGCTTCCGCCTTTTTTGAGTATCGTGCGGAAGTAAAGAATCCGCTTCCCATGATTTATCAGAGTGGTTATCTGACCATCAAAGACTACGATAGGGATGTTTTATTGTACACTTTGGGTTTTCCCAATGATGAGGTACGCTATGGTTTCTTGAATTTCTTGGTTCCTTATTATACAGGAGTGACTGATGATGAAACCGGTTTCCACATAGCCAAGTTTATGCGTGAACTCCGTTCCGGTGATGTGGATGCATTCATGGAACGCTTGAAAGTATTCTTTGCCGGTATGCCATACGATTTGAGCGATAATACGGAGCGTCACTATCAGGCTATCTTTTATGTGGTTTTCACTTTGATGGGACAATTTGTTGAAACGGAAATCCGTAGTGCCCGCGGTCGTGCCGATGCCGTGGTGAAGACGAAAGATACCATTTATGTTTTTGAGTTTAAACTGAACGGCAGTGCTGAGGAGGCTTTACGGCAGATTGACGAAAAAGGGTATCTGATTCCTTATAGGTTGGACGGGAGGCGTCTTGTCAAAGTGGGGGTGAATTTCAGCAAGGAAAGGCGTAATGTAGACAGGTATATTGTGGAAGATTTTGTTTTCTAA
- a CDS encoding UpxZ family transcription anti-terminator antagonist codes for MSLLEEALLLQRAAHDLMYLGMDGSPIYSDDLSRRNSEVYRLTTTLYNSGTWGTTVEEQANVCLALLKGYSASFIDHGEKQQHVQEVLRRCWDTLDSLPSSLLKLRLLTACYGEVFDEPLADEGRSIIASWSVASLTAEQQEAVDEFQNVVDNPYPWEEME; via the coding sequence ATGTCTCTTTTAGAAGAAGCACTCCTCCTTCAGCGTGCCGCGCACGATCTGATGTATTTGGGTATGGACGGCAGTCCTATCTATAGCGATGACTTGTCTCGTCGTAACAGCGAAGTCTATCGCTTGACCACAACTTTGTATAATTCTGGCACTTGGGGCACCACGGTGGAGGAGCAGGCAAATGTATGTCTTGCGCTCTTGAAGGGGTATAGTGCCTCGTTCATTGACCATGGTGAGAAACAGCAGCATGTGCAGGAGGTATTGAGGCGTTGCTGGGATACCCTTGATTCCCTTCCTTCCTCTTTGTTGAAACTCCGTTTGCTTACGGCTTGTTATGGAGAGGTTTTCGATGAGCCTTTGGCCGACGAGGGCCGTTCTATCATTGCTTCTTGGAGTGTTGCATCACTGACTGCCGAGCAGCAGGAAGCAGTTGATGAGTTTCAGAATGTGGTGGATAATCCTTATCCATGGGAGGAAATGGAATAA
- a CDS encoding UpxY family transcription antiterminator: MEMDKETEVWFAMRATYRRELEAMHLLEKANLGCFIPMQYKISIRRGRKVRALVPVIRNLVFVHARPSEVQRFKSQITYLQYITDTRSGQKIVIPDHDMQRFIAVAGTYNDHLLYFQPEELNLSKGTKVRITGGDFEGQEGVFLKVKGARDRRVVIAIQGIIAVAMATIHPDLIEVIK, translated from the coding sequence ATAGAAATGGATAAAGAGACCGAAGTTTGGTTTGCCATGCGTGCTACATACCGCAGGGAGCTTGAAGCTATGCATCTTCTCGAAAAGGCAAATCTTGGCTGTTTCATTCCCATGCAATATAAGATAAGTATCCGTAGGGGCAGGAAAGTCCGTGCTTTGGTTCCCGTCATCCGTAACCTGGTTTTTGTCCACGCACGTCCTTCCGAAGTGCAGCGATTTAAGTCTCAAATTACTTATTTGCAATATATTACTGATACCCGTAGCGGTCAGAAAATAGTCATTCCTGACCATGATATGCAGCGTTTCATAGCCGTTGCTGGTACCTACAATGACCATCTTCTCTATTTCCAGCCCGAAGAACTGAATCTCTCCAAAGGTACGAAAGTCCGTATCACCGGTGGCGACTTCGAGGGTCAAGAAGGTGTTTTTCTAAAGGTAAAAGGTGCCCGTGATCGTCGTGTAGTGATTGCTATACAAGGTATCATCGCCGTTGCCATGGCGACCATCCATCCAGACCTCATCGAAGTAATCAAATAA
- a CDS encoding SH3 beta-barrel fold-containing protein produces the protein MGKEKTEFEEQFVSKTEKTKKLWEKRITENTTLSMESVQWMAQRINSLLEYMQYGYALIAYRKQDGSFYMGRGTLVSYESDFKKKHDMTSIKAHVAYWDAEQQGWRTFLIENFMEWRPIVN, from the coding sequence ATGGGAAAAGAGAAAACTGAATTTGAGGAGCAATTTGTATCCAAAACAGAAAAAACAAAAAAACTATGGGAAAAACGGATTACGGAAAACACGACATTGAGCATGGAGTCTGTACAATGGATGGCACAGCGCATAAATTCCCTACTGGAATACATGCAATACGGATATGCATTGATAGCCTACCGAAAGCAGGACGGTAGCTTCTACATGGGAAGAGGAACCCTTGTTTCCTACGAAAGCGACTTCAAAAAGAAACATGACATGACAAGCATTAAAGCTCACGTAGCCTATTGGGACGCGGAACAACAAGGCTGGCGGACTTTTCTGATTGAGAACTTTATGGAATGGAGACCGATAGTAAACTAA
- a CDS encoding Lin1244/Lin1753 domain-containing protein, whose product MEAYLLHDANAGSNLKLMIMIQEEGMKGYGIYWTVLEFLRLQNEYKASLKVIPILAQKARVTTATLKRIIYDYALFEVNETSFSSPGLSRRMEPWDAQQEAKKEAGRRGGLVNQQRIRDAKTSSALANKLNKENKENPSLSPQGETGRRKEEILLTPPEYTLNRQTHNYQGLMEELARQKVTDIHDLNAILRLTDFGKLGGKIWKILYELNSSPQLKARIVMPGKYILKLLRG is encoded by the coding sequence ATGGAGGCTTATTTACTACATGATGCCAATGCCGGCAGCAACCTAAAATTAATGATTATGATACAAGAAGAAGGTATGAAAGGATATGGCATTTACTGGACAGTGCTCGAATTCCTCAGATTGCAGAACGAATATAAAGCCAGCCTGAAAGTGATTCCCATACTGGCACAAAAAGCAAGGGTGACAACCGCCACACTGAAGCGAATCATCTATGACTATGCGCTGTTCGAGGTGAACGAGACAAGCTTCTCATCCCCCGGACTAAGCCGCCGCATGGAGCCATGGGACGCCCAACAAGAAGCTAAAAAAGAGGCCGGACGTCGCGGTGGACTGGTTAACCAGCAGAGAATCAGGGATGCCAAGACAAGCAGCGCTTTAGCAAATAAACTAAATAAAGAGAATAAAGAAAACCCCTCTCTATCTCCCCAAGGGGAGACGGGAAGAAGGAAGGAGGAGATTCTTCTGACTCCACCGGAGTACACGCTCAACAGACAGACGCATAATTACCAAGGCCTGATGGAAGAGCTGGCAAGGCAGAAAGTAACCGACATCCACGATTTGAATGCCATCTTGAGACTGACAGATTTTGGAAAACTGGGAGGGAAAATCTGGAAAATCCTATATGAGTTGAACAGCTCACCCCAACTGAAAGCCCGTATCGTGATGCCCGGAAAGTACATACTGAAATTACTCAGGGGTTAG
- a CDS encoding IS1595-like element ISBun1 family transposase, translated as MIDVNSFNSLFELLEAFPTEQSCIEYLKKVRWGEKVKSPFSPGSKVYVCGNNTYLCKDTGRRFNVKTGTIFENTKMSLRKWFMAVWMVLSNKKGISSLQLARDIKVTQKTAWYVLQRIRICLVCENQGKLHNEVEADETFVGGKNKNRHNDKKVKACQGRSFKDKTPVLGMVERKGKVIGIVIKNTSKEELTPKILEFVDRNAILYTDEWYGYNEIDKMYYHYSIDHSKKQYGYGRINTNTIEGFWTLLKRGYVGIYHYMSSKHLQRYVNEFVFRYNTRKISENSRFNLLLCNMNYHITYKKLTA; from the coding sequence ATGATAGACGTCAATTCGTTTAATTCATTGTTTGAACTGTTAGAAGCATTTCCTACTGAACAGTCTTGTATCGAATATTTAAAGAAAGTACGATGGGGTGAAAAGGTGAAATCTCCTTTTAGCCCTGGCTCTAAAGTGTATGTATGTGGAAATAATACATATTTATGTAAGGACACCGGGAGAAGGTTTAATGTAAAAACGGGAACCATTTTTGAGAATACTAAAATGTCGTTGCGAAAGTGGTTTATGGCCGTATGGATGGTTCTTTCAAACAAGAAAGGAATATCATCTTTACAATTAGCAAGGGATATAAAAGTGACCCAGAAAACAGCCTGGTATGTGTTACAACGGATAAGAATATGTTTGGTATGTGAAAATCAAGGAAAATTGCATAATGAAGTAGAAGCCGACGAAACCTTTGTCGGAGGCAAAAATAAGAATCGGCATAATGACAAGAAAGTTAAGGCTTGCCAGGGACGTTCATTCAAGGATAAGACCCCGGTTCTTGGAATGGTAGAAAGAAAAGGAAAGGTTATCGGGATAGTTATCAAGAATACGTCCAAAGAGGAACTCACTCCTAAAATATTGGAGTTTGTTGATAGAAACGCTATATTGTACACTGACGAATGGTACGGATATAATGAGATAGACAAAATGTATTATCACTATTCCATAGACCACAGCAAGAAACAATATGGGTACGGAAGAATCAACACTAATACCATTGAGGGTTTTTGGACTTTATTAAAAAGAGGATATGTAGGAATATACCACTATATGAGTTCTAAGCATCTTCAAAGATATGTTAATGAATTTGTGTTCCGCTATAATACACGAAAAATCAGCGAGAATTCAAGATTTAATTTGTTACTTTGCAATATGAATTATCATATTACATATAAGAAATTGACAGCATGA
- a CDS encoding glycerophosphodiester phosphodiesterase family protein gives MNLKKLFFASALLFAACGTIQAQEVIAHRGFWTTDGSAQNSLAALVKADSIHCYGSEFDVWLTTDNQLVVNHDATFKGVTMQDATAKVCTAVQLDNGEQLPTLQQYLEKAVGLKTRLILELKAHKTPEQETRAVEGIIKMIRDMGLENRTEYITFSQHATKEFIRLAPKGTPVYYLSGDLTPKELKAWGCAGPDYHFSVFQKHPEWIKECHDLGMKVNAWTVNEAKDMEWLISQGVDFITTNEPVVLEEILKKK, from the coding sequence ATGAATCTGAAAAAACTTTTTTTTGCTTCTGCCCTGCTCTTTGCTGCGTGCGGCACTATCCAGGCCCAGGAAGTCATTGCCCACCGTGGTTTCTGGACTACGGACGGCTCGGCCCAGAACTCCCTTGCCGCACTTGTAAAGGCTGATTCTATCCACTGCTACGGCTCCGAGTTCGACGTTTGGCTTACTACAGACAATCAGCTGGTTGTCAATCATGACGCCACCTTTAAAGGCGTGACTATGCAAGATGCCACAGCCAAGGTATGCACAGCCGTGCAACTGGACAACGGCGAACAACTCCCCACCCTGCAACAATATCTGGAGAAGGCCGTGGGACTGAAAACCCGTCTCATCCTCGAACTGAAAGCCCATAAAACTCCCGAACAAGAGACACGTGCCGTAGAGGGTATCATTAAAATGATTAGAGACATGGGACTGGAAAATCGTACGGAATATATTACCTTCTCCCAACATGCCACCAAGGAATTTATCCGTCTGGCACCCAAAGGTACCCCCGTCTACTATCTGAGCGGTGACCTTACCCCCAAGGAGTTGAAAGCATGGGGTTGTGCCGGTCCCGACTATCACTTCAGTGTTTTCCAAAAACATCCTGAATGGATAAAGGAATGCCACGACCTCGGCATGAAAGTAAACGCCTGGACCGTAAACGAAGCCAAAGACATGGAATGGCTCATCAGCCAAGGAGTAGATTTCATCACAACCAATGAACCGGTAGTGCTGGAAGAAATTTTAAAGAAAAAATAG
- the dapF gene encoding diaminopimelate epimerase, with protein sequence MTRAIKFTKMHGAGNDYIYVDTTQYPISHPEELARAWSAPHTGIGSDGLVLIGSSDKADFSMRIFNADGSEARMCGNASRCIGKYLFDYGLTSKTEIALDTLSGIRMLNLHLADGKVNSVTVDMGIPADEPADYDGKGAKPMKEQPIEVDGERYVGTTVSMGNPHLVIFVNDIEAIDLTVIGPKLENHPLFPGRINVEFAQILGEGKIRMRVWERGSGITQACGTGACATAVAAFLTGRAGRESIIIMDGGSLTIRWDIATRHVLMTGEATKVFDGKIELID encoded by the coding sequence ATGACAAGAGCTATAAAATTCACCAAGATGCACGGTGCCGGAAACGACTACATTTATGTAGATACGACCCAATATCCTATCAGCCATCCGGAAGAGCTTGCGAGGGCATGGAGTGCACCGCATACGGGAATTGGAAGTGACGGTCTGGTACTTATCGGTTCTTCGGACAAAGCCGATTTCAGCATGCGGATATTCAATGCCGACGGCTCGGAGGCCCGGATGTGCGGCAATGCAAGCCGCTGCATCGGAAAATATCTTTTTGACTACGGACTGACCTCCAAAACAGAAATCGCACTCGATACACTGTCAGGTATAAGGATGCTAAACCTGCACTTGGCAGACGGAAAGGTCAACTCTGTAACCGTAGACATGGGCATACCTGCCGACGAACCGGCAGACTACGACGGCAAAGGAGCCAAACCGATGAAAGAACAGCCCATCGAAGTGGACGGAGAACGATATGTAGGGACCACCGTATCCATGGGAAACCCACATCTGGTAATCTTTGTCAATGATATTGAAGCCATCGACCTTACAGTCATCGGTCCCAAACTGGAGAATCACCCTCTCTTCCCCGGACGCATCAATGTGGAATTTGCCCAGATATTGGGAGAAGGAAAAATAAGGATGCGTGTCTGGGAACGAGGCTCGGGCATTACCCAAGCCTGCGGAACCGGAGCTTGTGCCACCGCCGTGGCAGCCTTCCTCACCGGACGCGCAGGAAGGGAATCCATCATCATCATGGACGGAGGCTCACTCACCATCCGATGGGACATCGCCACCAGGCATGTACTGATGACGGGAGAAGCCACCAAAGTATTCGACGGCAAAATTGAATTAATTGACTAA
- a CDS encoding LL-diaminopimelate aminotransferase, which produces MALVNEHFLKLPGSYLFSDIAKKVNTFRITHPKQEVIRLGIGDVTRPLPPVCIEAMHKAVEEMADARTFRGYGPEQGYDFLIEAIIKHDYLPRGIHFGPTEIFVNDGAKSDTGNIGDILRHDNSVGVTDPIYPVYIDSNVMCGRAGVLEENGQWSNVTYMPCTAENDFIPEIPDKRIDIVYLCYPNNPTGTTLTKPELKKWVDYALANDTLILFDAAYEAFIREDDVPHSIYEIKGAKKCAIEFRSFSKTAGFTGVRCGYTVVPKELTAATLEGERIPLNKLWNRRQSTKFNGTSYITQRAAEAIYTPEGQRQIKETIDYYMDNARTMKQGLEAAGLKVYGGVNAPYIWLKTPDGTSSWRFFEQMLYEANVVGTPGVGFGPSGEGYIRLTAFGKHEDCVEAMKRIRKWLK; this is translated from the coding sequence ATGGCATTAGTAAACGAACATTTTTTAAAGCTACCGGGCAGTTATCTGTTTTCAGACATAGCCAAGAAGGTAAATACTTTCAGGATAACACATCCCAAGCAAGAGGTCATCCGTCTGGGTATCGGAGACGTTACCCGGCCACTGCCACCGGTCTGCATCGAAGCGATGCACAAGGCAGTGGAGGAGATGGCTGACGCACGGACATTCCGTGGATATGGTCCCGAGCAGGGATACGACTTCCTGATAGAAGCCATCATCAAGCACGATTACCTTCCGCGAGGCATCCACTTCGGTCCTACGGAAATCTTCGTGAACGACGGAGCAAAGAGCGACACGGGAAACATCGGCGACATTCTCCGCCACGACAACAGCGTGGGAGTGACCGACCCGATTTATCCGGTCTATATAGACAGTAACGTGATGTGCGGACGTGCCGGAGTACTGGAGGAAAACGGCCAGTGGAGCAACGTCACCTACATGCCTTGTACCGCCGAGAACGACTTCATCCCGGAGATTCCGGACAAGCGCATCGACATCGTCTACCTCTGCTACCCCAACAACCCCACGGGCACCACCCTGACCAAGCCCGAGCTGAAGAAATGGGTGGACTATGCGCTCGCCAACGACACGCTGATTCTGTTCGATGCCGCCTACGAAGCCTTCATCCGCGAAGACGACGTGCCCCACTCCATCTATGAGATAAAGGGAGCGAAGAAATGCGCCATCGAGTTCCGCAGCTTCTCGAAGACTGCCGGATTCACGGGAGTACGCTGTGGCTACACCGTTGTGCCGAAAGAACTCACTGCCGCCACGCTGGAAGGCGAACGCATCCCGCTGAACAAGCTCTGGAACCGCCGCCAATCTACCAAGTTCAACGGCACCAGCTACATCACCCAGCGAGCGGCGGAAGCCATCTACACACCGGAGGGACAGCGGCAGATAAAGGAAACGATAGATTATTATATGGACAATGCCCGGACCATGAAGCAGGGCCTTGAAGCGGCCGGGCTGAAAGTCTACGGCGGTGTGAACGCTCCTTACATCTGGCTGAAAACACCCGACGGAACAAGTTCCTGGCGGTTCTTCGAACAGATGCTGTACGAAGCCAATGTAGTGGGCACACCGGGTGTAGGTTTCGGCCCCAGCGGTGAAGGATATATCCGGCTGACGGCCTTCGGCAAGCACGAAGACTGCGTGGAAGCCATGAAGCGCATCCGGAAGTGGCTGAAATAA
- a CDS encoding P-II family nitrogen regulator — protein sequence MKKIEAIIRKTKFEDVKDALLEADIEWFSYYDVRGIGKSRQARIYRGVMYDTSSIERILISIVVRDKNAEKTVQAIIKSAQTGEIGDGRIFVIPIEDAIRIRTAERGDIALYNAEQER from the coding sequence ATGAAAAAGATTGAAGCTATTATCCGAAAGACCAAGTTCGAGGACGTGAAGGACGCGCTGCTCGAAGCGGACATCGAATGGTTCTCCTATTATGATGTACGGGGCATCGGGAAATCCAGACAAGCCCGTATCTACCGTGGTGTCATGTACGACACCAGTTCCATCGAGCGCATCCTTATCTCCATCGTGGTGCGCGACAAGAATGCGGAAAAGACCGTACAAGCCATCATCAAATCTGCACAAACCGGTGAAATCGGCGACGGACGTATCTTCGTCATCCCCATTGAGGATGCCATACGCATACGTACTGCAGAGAGAGGCGACATCGCACTCTACAATGCCGAACAAGAAAGATAA
- a CDS encoding ammonium transporter: MDKLILSELTNGLNTVWMLLAAMLVFFMQPGFALVEAGFTRVKNTANILMKNFVDFMFGSLLYWFIGFGLMFGAGGFIGMPHFFDLSFYDGGGLPTEGFLVFQTVFCATAATIVSGAMAERTKFSMYLVYTIFISVLIYPVSGHWTWGGGWLMNGEAGSFMMETFGTTFHDFAGSTIVHSVGGWIALVGAAILGPRIGKYGKDGKSRAIPGHNLTIAALGVFILWFGWFGFNPGSQLAAATTDDARAISHVFLTTNLAACAGGFFALAVSWMKYGKPSLSLTLNGILAGLVGITAGCDMVSPFGSVIIGTICGILMIYSVEFIDRTLKIDDPVGASSVHGVCGFTGTILTGLFSTSEGLFYGAGWSFLGAQVFGALVVGAWAAGMGFIIFKGLDKIHGLRVSKRVEEEGLDIYEHGESAYGA; encoded by the coding sequence ATGGATAAACTTATTTTAAGTGAACTGACCAACGGACTGAACACTGTATGGATGCTGCTTGCAGCCATGCTGGTATTCTTCATGCAGCCGGGCTTTGCACTGGTCGAAGCCGGTTTCACCAGAGTAAAAAATACGGCCAATATCCTGATGAAGAACTTCGTTGACTTCATGTTTGGCAGCCTGCTCTACTGGTTCATCGGTTTCGGACTGATGTTCGGTGCAGGCGGATTCATAGGAATGCCCCATTTCTTCGACCTCTCGTTCTACGACGGAGGCGGGCTTCCCACGGAAGGTTTCCTGGTATTCCAGACTGTATTCTGCGCAACGGCTGCCACCATCGTGTCCGGCGCTATGGCAGAACGTACCAAATTCTCCATGTACCTGGTTTACACCATCTTCATCAGTGTGCTGATTTATCCCGTTTCCGGTCACTGGACTTGGGGCGGCGGCTGGCTGATGAACGGTGAGGCAGGTTCCTTCATGATGGAAACATTCGGAACAACTTTCCATGACTTCGCAGGTTCCACCATCGTCCACTCCGTAGGCGGCTGGATTGCCCTGGTAGGTGCGGCCATCCTCGGCCCGCGCATCGGGAAATACGGCAAAGACGGCAAGTCAAGAGCCATTCCGGGACATAACCTCACGATTGCGGCACTGGGTGTATTCATCCTTTGGTTCGGATGGTTCGGCTTCAACCCCGGTTCACAGTTGGCAGCAGCCACTACGGACGATGCAAGGGCCATCTCGCATGTATTCCTCACCACCAATCTGGCAGCCTGCGCAGGCGGTTTCTTTGCATTGGCGGTAAGCTGGATGAAATATGGCAAACCCTCCTTGTCTCTGACACTGAATGGCATTCTGGCCGGATTGGTAGGCATCACGGCCGGTTGTGACATGGTTTCTCCCTTCGGGTCGGTAATCATCGGCACCATCTGCGGCATCCTGATGATTTATTCGGTGGAATTCATCGACCGGACACTGAAAATTGACGACCCCGTAGGGGCCAGTTCCGTACACGGCGTCTGCGGTTTCACGGGAACCATCCTCACCGGACTGTTTTCCACCAGTGAGGGACTGTTTTACGGTGCAGGCTGGAGCTTTCTCGGAGCGCAGGTATTCGGTGCACTCGTAGTAGGCGCATGGGCAGCAGGCATGGGATTCATCATCTTCAAAGGACTCGACAAAATCCACGGCCTCCGCGTTTCCAAACGTGTGGAGGAAGAAGGACTCGACATTTACGAACACGGCGAGTCTGCCTACGGTGCATAA